The Actinocatenispora sera genome has a window encoding:
- a CDS encoding phosphotyrosine protein phosphatase gives MADPEVRQPPFSVLHVCMGNICRSPMAERLLTARLADLLGPTDPAPPDLLYSHSAGTGGWHAGEQMNPPAARQVAARGGDPSGFTARQLHGEHIDASELILTATGEQASYVAALRPDAADRTFTVCEFGRLLHDVDTHQLPPAAPTPAQTMTRGVALVAAANKARGGTGPGPEDDLDDPWGLGDRFFDRIADDIELPLRKLVRLLTGR, from the coding sequence TGAGGCAGCCGCCGTTCTCGGTGCTGCACGTGTGTATGGGCAACATCTGCCGCTCGCCGATGGCGGAGCGGCTGCTGACCGCCCGGCTGGCCGACCTGCTCGGCCCGACCGACCCGGCCCCGCCGGACCTGCTCTACAGTCACAGCGCCGGCACCGGTGGCTGGCACGCCGGCGAGCAGATGAACCCGCCGGCGGCCCGGCAGGTCGCCGCGCGCGGTGGCGACCCGTCCGGGTTCACCGCGCGGCAGCTGCACGGCGAGCACATCGACGCGTCCGAACTGATCCTGACCGCCACCGGCGAGCAGGCGAGCTACGTGGCGGCGTTGCGGCCGGACGCCGCCGACCGCACGTTCACCGTCTGCGAGTTCGGCCGGCTGCTGCACGACGTGGACACCCACCAGCTGCCGCCGGCGGCGCCGACCCCGGCGCAGACCATGACCCGGGGAGTGGCGCTCGTCGCCGCCGCGAACAAGGCGCGCGGCGGCACCGGTCCCGGCCCGGAGGACGACCTCGACGACCCGTGGGGCCTGGGTGACCGGTTCTTCGACCGGATCGCCGACGACATCGAACTGCCGCTGCGCAAGCTGGTCCGCCTGCTCACCGGTCGGTGA
- a CDS encoding AtpZ/AtpI family protein: protein MTSKQPATKPEGAAAGMETGWMATGHLLSGVAVWAVIGGLVDWWLGIPSHIGLVVGMLVGAAAAIYLIVKRLGSS from the coding sequence ATGACCAGCAAGCAGCCTGCCACCAAGCCCGAAGGCGCAGCCGCGGGCATGGAGACCGGCTGGATGGCCACGGGTCACCTGCTCAGCGGCGTCGCCGTCTGGGCAGTGATCGGTGGCCTCGTCGACTGGTGGCTCGGGATTCCCTCCCATATCGGCCTCGTGGTCGGCATGCTGGTCGGCGCAGCCGCGGCGATCTACCTGATCGTCAAACGACTTGGCAGCAGTTAG
- the atpB gene encoding F0F1 ATP synthase subunit A produces the protein MAGEPAILASDFPPGVKDFDFEGLVPGLGQAVTKVTILAWLAAALIIVFFLVAYRKPKLVPTKTQWMAESMYGFVRDGVATEVIGAKKGLRFAPYLTTLFLFIIVMNFFGIIPFLQISPNSHISFPMFLTAITYVMFLYLGIRKHGFFGYIKHTLILPGVPWPMHILLVPIEFVQNFLTRPVTLAVRLFANMFAGHLLLLVFTLGGVALLNAQTVLFRPLSVISWAMAIIMTFFELIVAALQAYVFVILTASYVESSLADEH, from the coding sequence GTGGCTGGAGAGCCGGCGATCCTGGCCAGTGATTTCCCACCTGGCGTCAAGGACTTCGACTTCGAGGGTCTCGTTCCAGGGCTCGGCCAAGCCGTCACGAAGGTGACGATCCTGGCTTGGTTGGCAGCGGCGCTCATCATCGTGTTCTTCCTCGTGGCATATCGCAAGCCCAAGCTCGTGCCTACTAAGACACAGTGGATGGCCGAGTCGATGTACGGGTTCGTGCGCGACGGGGTTGCGACCGAGGTGATCGGTGCGAAGAAAGGGCTGCGCTTCGCGCCCTACCTGACGACGCTGTTCCTCTTCATCATCGTGATGAACTTCTTCGGGATCATTCCGTTCCTGCAGATCTCGCCGAACTCGCACATCTCGTTCCCGATGTTCCTGACGGCCATCACCTACGTGATGTTCCTGTACCTGGGCATCCGCAAGCACGGCTTCTTCGGGTACATCAAGCACACCCTGATCCTGCCGGGCGTGCCGTGGCCGATGCACATTCTGCTGGTGCCGATCGAGTTCGTGCAGAACTTCCTGACCCGGCCGGTCACCCTGGCGGTCCGGTTGTTCGCCAACATGTTCGCCGGTCACCTGCTCCTGCTGGTGTTCACGCTCGGCGGCGTCGCCCTGCTGAACGCCCAGACCGTGCTGTTCCGGCCGCTGTCCGTCATCTCCTGGGCAATGGCGATCATCATGACGTTCTTCGAGTTGATCGTCGCCGCCCTGCAGGCATACGTGTTCGTGATCCTGACCGCGAGCTACGTCGAGAGCTCGCTCGCGGACGAGCACTGA
- the atpE gene encoding ATP synthase F0 subunit C yields the protein MDLAAVTGSLSSIGYGLAAIGPGIGVGIVFAAYITSTARQPESAGLTRTYMFLGFAIVEALALFGLVLGFIWAG from the coding sequence ATGGACCTCGCAGCTGTCACCGGTAGCCTCAGCTCCATCGGCTACGGCCTCGCCGCGATCGGCCCGGGTATCGGTGTTGGCATCGTGTTCGCCGCCTACATCACCTCGACCGCTCGGCAGCCGGAGTCGGCGGGTCTGACCCGTACCTACATGTTCCTCGGCTTCGCGATCGTCGAGGCGCTCGCTCTGTTCGGCCTGGTGCTCGGCTTCATCTGGGCGGGCTGA
- a CDS encoding F0F1 ATP synthase subunit B: MKHLAAEGGAQILMPVWSEIIVGLIAFAAVCFVLMKFVFPRMEETFRARVDAIEGGLKRAEQAQAEANQLLEQYREQLAEARTEAAGIRDEARADAAAIRDEMLAKANEERDRVIAVGKEQLAAERQTLIRELRSDIGSLAVDLAGRIVGESLADEAQRRGTVDRFLTEIEADGRASTGAAGRR; this comes from the coding sequence ATGAAACACCTCGCAGCAGAGGGCGGCGCTCAGATCCTGATGCCGGTCTGGTCCGAGATCATCGTCGGGCTGATCGCGTTCGCCGCAGTCTGCTTCGTCCTCATGAAGTTCGTGTTCCCGCGGATGGAAGAGACCTTCCGGGCCCGCGTGGACGCGATCGAGGGCGGACTGAAGCGGGCCGAGCAGGCCCAGGCCGAGGCCAACCAGCTCCTCGAGCAGTACCGCGAGCAGCTGGCCGAGGCCCGCACCGAGGCCGCCGGGATCCGTGACGAGGCGCGTGCCGACGCCGCGGCGATCCGGGACGAGATGCTGGCCAAGGCGAACGAGGAGCGCGACCGCGTGATCGCGGTCGGCAAGGAGCAGCTCGCCGCCGAGCGGCAGACGCTGATCCGCGAGCTTCGCTCCGACATCGGCTCGCTCGCAGTCGATCTGGCCGGCCGGATCGTCGGCGAGTCGCTCGCCGACGAGGCACAGCGGCGCGGCACCGTCGATCGGTTCCTGACCGAGATCGAGGCGGACGGCCGGGCCAGCACCGGCGCCGCGGGGCGTCGCTGA
- a CDS encoding F0F1 ATP synthase subunit delta, whose amino-acid sequence MMEAASREAFGAAADRLNTYAKRAKAETLATVADELLAIAKLLAGEPRLRRALSDPARPGDDRAGLANSLLGKQLSEGTRTLFGVLVAGRWSSASALLDGTELLGVEALLASAERDGALAEVEDELFRFGQIVAGQERLAAVLGDVTADLAQRTELVSSLLSGKVSAVTLRLAELALTGFGGRGFESALTRLVELAAARRDHEIGYVTVAAELTDGDLDRLAAALRRIYGREIALKVSVDPRILGGMSVQVGSDLYDGTILRRINETRTALTRR is encoded by the coding sequence CTGATGGAGGCGGCGAGCCGTGAGGCGTTCGGCGCGGCGGCCGACCGGCTGAACACGTACGCCAAGCGGGCCAAGGCGGAGACGCTGGCCACGGTCGCCGACGAGCTGCTCGCGATCGCGAAGCTGCTGGCCGGCGAGCCGCGGCTGCGCCGGGCGCTGTCCGACCCCGCCCGGCCGGGCGACGACCGCGCCGGGCTGGCGAACTCGCTGCTGGGCAAGCAGCTGTCGGAAGGCACCCGGACCCTGTTCGGGGTGCTCGTCGCCGGCCGCTGGTCGAGCGCGAGCGCGCTGCTTGACGGCACCGAGCTGCTCGGCGTCGAGGCGTTGCTCGCCTCGGCGGAGCGGGACGGTGCGCTGGCCGAGGTGGAGGACGAGTTGTTCCGGTTCGGCCAGATCGTGGCCGGCCAGGAGCGCCTCGCCGCCGTGCTCGGTGACGTCACCGCCGACCTGGCGCAGCGCACCGAGCTGGTGTCGTCGCTGTTGTCCGGCAAGGTCTCCGCGGTCACCTTGCGGCTGGCCGAGCTGGCCCTGACCGGTTTCGGTGGACGCGGGTTCGAGTCGGCCCTGACCCGGCTGGTCGAGCTGGCCGCGGCCCGGCGGGACCACGAGATCGGGTACGTGACGGTCGCGGCGGAGCTGACCGATGGCGATCTCGATCGGCTGGCTGCCGCCCTGCGGCGGATATACGGTCGAGAGATCGCGCTGAAGGTGTCCGTCGACCCGAGGATTCTCGGTGGGATGAGCGTGCAGGTCGGTTCCGACCTGTACGACGGGACGATCCTTCGGCGCATCAACGAGACACGCACCGCGTTGACCCGGCGCTGA
- the atpA gene encoding F0F1 ATP synthase subunit alpha: MAELTISSEEIRGALERYVSSYTPEISREEVGVVTTAGDGIAQVEGLPSTMANELLEFEDGTLGLALNLETREIGVVVLGEYAGIEEGQTVRRTGRVLSVPVGDAFLGRVVDPLGRPMDGLGDVENEGFRELELQAPNVMSRQPVEEPLQTGIKAIDGMIPVGRGQRELIIGDRQTGKTTVAIDTIINQRANWKTGDPQQQVRCIYVAIGQKASTIATVKGKLEEAGALEYTTIVAAPASDPAGFKYIAPYTGSSIGQHWMYNGKHVLIVFDDLTKQAEAYRAVSLLLRRPPGREAYPGDVFYLHSRLLERCAKLSDDLGAGSMTGLPIIETKAGDVSAYIPTNVISITDGQIYLEADLFNAGTKPAINVGTSVSRVGTAAQRKAIKKVSGRLKLDLAQYRDLEAFAAFASDLDRTSRAQLDRGARLTELLKQDESNPFPYEEEVVSIWTGTTGKLDSVPVSDVGRFEREFLGYLRHNHKVVLDEIASTGAMSDDAVSTLESAVAKFTQNFLAGSDELKVNEAPAEALAEGAEGQETVQKYVPSVEKK; encoded by the coding sequence ATGGCCGAGCTGACCATCTCCTCGGAGGAGATCCGTGGCGCGCTCGAGCGCTACGTCTCCTCCTATACACCGGAGATCTCCCGCGAGGAAGTCGGTGTCGTCACCACTGCCGGTGATGGCATCGCCCAGGTCGAGGGTCTGCCCTCGACCATGGCCAACGAGCTGCTCGAGTTCGAGGACGGCACGCTGGGTCTGGCGCTGAACCTGGAGACGCGCGAGATCGGCGTGGTCGTGCTCGGCGAGTACGCCGGGATCGAGGAGGGCCAGACGGTCCGGCGCACCGGCCGGGTGCTGTCGGTGCCGGTCGGCGACGCGTTCCTCGGTCGCGTGGTGGACCCGCTGGGTCGCCCCATGGACGGCCTCGGCGACGTCGAGAACGAGGGCTTCCGCGAGCTGGAGCTGCAGGCTCCGAACGTGATGTCGCGGCAGCCGGTCGAGGAGCCGCTGCAGACCGGCATCAAGGCGATCGACGGCATGATCCCGGTCGGCCGGGGCCAGCGTGAGCTGATCATCGGCGACCGGCAGACCGGCAAGACCACGGTCGCCATCGACACGATCATCAACCAGCGCGCCAACTGGAAGACCGGCGACCCGCAGCAGCAGGTGCGCTGCATCTACGTCGCGATCGGCCAGAAGGCGTCCACGATCGCCACGGTCAAGGGCAAGCTGGAAGAGGCCGGCGCGCTGGAGTACACCACGATCGTGGCGGCCCCCGCATCCGACCCGGCCGGCTTCAAGTACATCGCGCCCTACACCGGGTCGAGCATCGGCCAGCACTGGATGTACAACGGCAAGCACGTGCTGATCGTGTTCGACGACCTGACCAAGCAGGCCGAGGCGTACCGCGCGGTGTCGCTGCTGCTGCGCCGCCCGCCGGGCCGCGAGGCCTACCCGGGCGACGTGTTCTACCTGCACTCCCGGCTGCTGGAGCGGTGCGCGAAGCTGTCCGACGACCTGGGCGCGGGTTCGATGACCGGGCTGCCGATCATCGAGACGAAGGCCGGCGACGTCTCCGCGTACATCCCGACCAATGTCATTTCGATCACCGACGGCCAGATCTACCTCGAGGCCGACCTGTTCAACGCGGGCACCAAGCCGGCGATCAACGTCGGTACCTCGGTGTCCCGGGTCGGCACGGCCGCGCAGCGCAAGGCGATCAAGAAGGTGTCCGGCCGGCTCAAGCTCGACCTGGCGCAGTACCGCGACCTGGAGGCGTTCGCCGCCTTCGCGTCCGATCTGGACCGCACCTCGCGGGCGCAGCTGGACCGCGGTGCCCGGCTGACCGAGCTGCTCAAGCAGGACGAGTCGAACCCCTTCCCGTACGAGGAGGAGGTCGTCTCGATCTGGACCGGCACCACTGGCAAGCTGGACAGCGTCCCGGTCTCCGACGTGGGCCGGTTCGAGCGCGAGTTCCTCGGCTACCTGCGGCACAACCACAAGGTCGTGCTGGACGAGATCGCGAGCACCGGTGCGATGTCCGACGACGCGGTGAGCACGCTGGAGTCCGCGGTCGCCAAGTTCACCCAGAACTTCCTCGCCGGTAGCGACGAGCTGAAGGTGAACGAGGCGCCCGCCGAGGCGCTGGCCGAGGGCGCCGAGGGCCAGGAGACGGTGCAGAAGTACGTGCCGTCGGTGGAGAAGAAGTAA
- a CDS encoding F0F1 ATP synthase subunit gamma, translated as MAAQLRVLRRRIRSVKSTGKITKAQELIATSRIAKAQERVAAAQPYAHAITGVLTALASGANIEHPLLTPRERVRRAGVLVVTSDRGMCGGYNANVIRTAEQLIARLRSDGIEPVLYVIGRKGVTYYRFRNRDIAESWTGFSEQPAFDDAREAGQTLIDAFNAGADDTDGGFGPDGLPGIDELYAVYTHLASMVSQVPTVTRVAPMEIEETDKPSTGIPPAYEFEPDAASLLDSLLPKYINTRIYAALLDSAASESAARRAAMKAASDNANDIARTLTREMNAARQAAITQEISEIVGGVDALAASGSEE; from the coding sequence ATGGCCGCTCAGCTACGGGTACTCCGCCGCCGGATCCGGTCGGTCAAGTCGACCGGCAAGATCACCAAGGCGCAGGAGCTCATCGCCACGAGCCGCATCGCGAAGGCGCAGGAGCGCGTCGCCGCGGCCCAGCCGTACGCGCACGCCATCACCGGCGTGCTCACGGCACTGGCGTCCGGTGCCAACATCGAGCACCCGCTGCTGACCCCGCGTGAGCGGGTGCGGCGCGCCGGTGTCCTGGTCGTGACCAGCGACCGGGGCATGTGCGGTGGCTACAACGCCAACGTGATCCGCACCGCCGAGCAGTTGATCGCCCGGCTGCGGTCGGACGGCATCGAGCCGGTGCTGTACGTGATCGGCCGCAAGGGCGTCACCTACTACCGGTTCCGCAACCGGGACATCGCCGAGAGCTGGACCGGCTTCTCCGAGCAGCCGGCGTTCGACGATGCCCGGGAGGCCGGCCAGACGCTGATCGACGCGTTCAACGCCGGTGCCGACGACACCGACGGCGGCTTCGGCCCCGACGGCCTGCCCGGCATCGACGAGCTGTACGCGGTGTACACGCACCTGGCGTCGATGGTGTCGCAGGTGCCGACGGTGACCCGGGTCGCCCCGATGGAGATCGAGGAGACCGACAAGCCGTCCACCGGCATCCCCCCGGCGTACGAGTTCGAGCCGGATGCCGCCTCGCTGTTGGACTCGCTGCTGCCGAAGTACATCAACACCCGCATCTACGCGGCGCTGTTGGACTCCGCGGCGAGCGAGTCGGCGGCTCGGCGGGCGGCCATGAAGGCCGCCTCCGACAACGCGAACGACATCGCCCGGACCCTTACCCGTGAGATGAACGCGGCCCGGCAGGCCGCGATCACCCAGGAGATCAGCGAGATCGTCGGCGGCGTGGACGCGCTGGCCGCGTCAGGAAGTGAAGAGTAA
- the atpD gene encoding F0F1 ATP synthase subunit beta: MTTQAATAEDHATAVGRVARVIGAVVDVEFPREAMPGIYNALKVDVELSAGKQEITLEVAQHLGDNMVRAISLKPTDGMVRGAEVRDTGDPISVPVGEATKGHVFDVTGNVLNLKDGEKFEPADRWGIHREPPAFADLEPKTEMLETGIKVIDLLTPYVRGGKIGLFGGAGVGKTVLIQEMIYRVAQNFGGTSVFAGVGERTREGNDLIGEMTEMNVFDKTALVFGQMDEPPGTRLRVALSALTMAEYFRDVQNQEVLLFIDNIFRFTQAGSEVSTLLGRMPSAVGYQPTLADEMGVLQERITSVRGHAITSMQAIYVPADDYTDPAPATTFAHLDATTNLERSISDKGIYPAVDPLASTSRLLAPSFVGAEHYQVAETVKQILQKYKDLQDIIAILGMDELSEEDKVTVQRARRIERFLSQNTFMAEKFTGLAGSFVPLKETIEAFKKLAEGEYDHFPEQAFFMCGGLEDLERNAHELAKNE, from the coding sequence ATGACTACTCAGGCCGCGACTGCTGAAGATCACGCGACTGCCGTCGGCCGCGTCGCCCGGGTGATCGGCGCCGTGGTCGACGTCGAGTTCCCGCGCGAGGCGATGCCCGGCATCTACAACGCGCTCAAGGTCGACGTCGAGCTGTCGGCCGGCAAGCAGGAGATCACCCTGGAGGTCGCGCAGCACCTGGGCGACAACATGGTGCGGGCGATCTCGCTGAAGCCGACCGACGGCATGGTCCGGGGCGCCGAGGTGCGCGACACCGGCGACCCGATCTCGGTGCCGGTCGGCGAGGCGACCAAGGGCCACGTGTTCGACGTGACCGGCAACGTGTTGAACCTCAAGGACGGCGAGAAGTTCGAGCCGGCCGACCGGTGGGGCATCCACCGCGAGCCGCCGGCGTTCGCCGACCTGGAGCCGAAGACCGAGATGTTGGAGACCGGCATCAAGGTCATCGACCTGCTCACGCCGTACGTGCGTGGCGGCAAGATCGGCCTGTTCGGCGGTGCCGGCGTGGGCAAGACGGTGCTCATCCAGGAGATGATCTACCGCGTCGCCCAGAACTTCGGTGGTACCTCGGTGTTCGCCGGCGTCGGCGAGCGCACCCGTGAGGGCAACGACCTGATCGGTGAGATGACCGAGATGAACGTCTTCGACAAGACGGCGCTCGTCTTCGGCCAGATGGACGAGCCGCCGGGCACCCGGCTCCGGGTGGCGCTGTCCGCCCTGACCATGGCGGAGTACTTCCGGGACGTGCAGAACCAGGAAGTGCTGCTGTTCATCGACAACATCTTCCGGTTCACCCAGGCCGGTTCGGAGGTGTCCACCCTGCTGGGCCGGATGCCGTCCGCGGTGGGTTACCAGCCGACGCTGGCCGACGAGATGGGCGTGCTGCAGGAGCGCATCACCTCGGTCCGCGGCCACGCGATCACCTCGATGCAGGCGATCTACGTGCCGGCCGACGACTACACCGACCCGGCGCCGGCGACCACGTTCGCCCACCTGGACGCGACCACCAACCTGGAGCGGTCGATCTCCGACAAGGGCATCTACCCGGCGGTGGACCCGCTGGCGTCGACGTCCCGGCTGCTCGCCCCCTCGTTCGTGGGCGCCGAGCACTACCAGGTGGCGGAGACCGTCAAGCAGATCCTGCAGAAGTACAAGGATCTGCAGGACATCATCGCCATCCTCGGTATGGACGAGCTGTCCGAAGAGGACAAGGTGACGGTGCAGCGGGCGCGCCGGATCGAGCGGTTCCTGTCCCAGAACACCTTCATGGCGGAGAAGTTCACCGGCCTGGCCGGTTCGTTCGTTCCGCTGAAGGAGACCATCGAGGCGTTCAAGAAGCTCGCCGAGGGGGAGTACGACCACTTCCCCGAGCAGGCCTTCTTCATGTGCGGTGGCCTGGAGGACCTGGAGCGCAACGCGCACGAGCTCGCCAAGAACGAGTAG